The following are from one region of the Aquirufa lenticrescens genome:
- a CDS encoding TIM barrel protein — translation MNISNHNEALLAGHTRRLDFLKSEVNLPAGILQKLKDFQIAIPSWALGTGGTRFGRFSGGGEPRNLEEKIADVGLLHALNQSSGAISLHIPWDIPTDPAAIRNLAVQHGLAFDAVNSNTFQDQADQAHSYKFGSLQHVSAATRKQAIDHNIEVIKHGVSLGSKALTVWLSDGSCFPGQLNFRHAYERTVDSLREIYAALPADWSLYLEYKAYEPNFYSTTVGDWGASYSMVNKLGPQAKTLVDLGHHLPNANIEQIVSILLMEGKLGGFHFNDSKYGDDDLTAGSIKPYQLFLIFNELVDGMDAKGMNHAKDLGWMIDASHNVKDPLEDLLQSVEAIQIAYAQALLVDRAALEAARESNDVVRCQEILQAVFRTDVRALVAQARLELGGALDPIALFRQEKMREQLIKSRGAKTVATGL, via the coding sequence ATGAATATTTCGAACCATAACGAAGCCTTATTGGCTGGGCATACCCGCCGATTGGATTTCTTGAAATCCGAGGTGAACTTGCCAGCCGGCATTTTGCAGAAATTAAAAGATTTTCAAATCGCGATTCCCTCTTGGGCCTTAGGCACGGGAGGAACCCGTTTTGGTCGCTTCTCCGGCGGAGGCGAACCGCGTAATTTGGAAGAGAAAATCGCTGATGTGGGTTTATTGCACGCCCTGAATCAGTCATCCGGCGCGATTTCGTTGCACATTCCCTGGGATATCCCTACGGATCCTGCGGCGATTCGTAATCTGGCAGTCCAACACGGTTTGGCATTCGATGCCGTGAACTCCAATACTTTTCAAGATCAAGCGGATCAAGCGCATTCCTATAAATTCGGATCCTTGCAACACGTTTCTGCAGCGACTCGGAAACAGGCGATTGATCACAATATTGAGGTAATTAAGCATGGAGTTTCGCTCGGTTCAAAAGCCTTAACTGTTTGGTTATCTGATGGATCTTGTTTTCCAGGTCAGTTGAATTTCCGTCACGCCTATGAGCGCACGGTGGATAGTTTGCGGGAGATTTATGCGGCGCTACCTGCCGACTGGTCTTTGTATTTGGAATACAAAGCCTACGAGCCGAACTTCTATTCGACGACTGTGGGTGACTGGGGTGCGTCGTATTCAATGGTGAATAAATTAGGGCCACAAGCAAAGACTTTGGTGGATTTAGGACACCATTTACCGAATGCGAACATCGAGCAAATCGTTTCGATCTTGTTGATGGAGGGTAAATTAGGCGGTTTCCACTTTAACGATTCGAAATATGGCGATGATGATTTGACGGCTGGGTCAATCAAACCATACCAATTGTTCTTAATCTTCAATGAATTAGTGGACGGGATGGACGCAAAAGGAATGAATCATGCCAAAGACCTAGGTTGGATGATCGACGCCTCACACAACGTAAAAGATCCCTTAGAAGATTTATTGCAATCGGTGGAGGCAATTCAAATCGCCTATGCACAGGCATTATTGGTGGACCGCGCGGCCTTAGAGGCAGCACGCGAATCGAATGATGTGGTGCGTTGCCAAGAGATTTTACAGGCTGTGTTTCGTACGGATGTGCGGGCATTAGTGGCACAGGCTCGTTTGGAATTAGGCGGAGCATTAGATCCGATCGCCCTATTCCGTCAGGAGAAAATGCGGGAACAACTTATCAAGTCTCGCGGTGCAAAAACAGTAGCGACTGGATTGTAA
- a CDS encoding GDSL-type esterase/lipase family protein yields the protein MRHLFLLFWVLSLPLFAKVDSTQVCHSCNVIRRDSDVAELAPKWKSGTLKVLHLGDSHVQIGHFSSEIKRLLGVQQEGIQFPYSLAKSVDGRVLKSKASGRWEGTSILKPSAGWNIGLAGYAVSTRDSTAQITFTLKDSLARFNQIRVWTNSDSCAMIPDVGPEFTLDKRGQSGNVAYWDFKSYTPVSQFTLALQKSASNQDEFTLHGVEVLSNVTSIDYQDLGVAGAQFTHLKSRGNVDLDQIELLKPDLLICSFGTNEAYNANWNLATYRQALVEFMQEVKSKSPGTVFLFTSPPDTRSQKRIPKFQQEVVQILSDLPAAYYDLNQVMGGFGSSAEWVKNGCFLKDQLHLTKEGYQLQAKLFVLALFKSWGESAASEILQNQVNQHTVSIGIPK from the coding sequence TTGAGGCATCTATTTCTGCTTTTCTGGGTGTTATCGCTTCCTCTTTTTGCCAAAGTGGATTCCACCCAAGTCTGCCATTCTTGCAATGTCATTCGGCGGGATTCAGATGTAGCTGAATTAGCACCTAAATGGAAATCCGGAACATTAAAAGTTCTGCATCTTGGGGATTCCCACGTACAAATTGGCCATTTTTCAAGCGAGATAAAACGGCTGTTAGGTGTTCAACAGGAAGGAATTCAATTCCCTTACAGCCTTGCTAAAAGCGTTGATGGCCGAGTCTTGAAGTCCAAAGCGAGTGGTCGCTGGGAAGGAACATCCATTCTAAAACCATCCGCTGGTTGGAATATTGGTTTAGCCGGTTATGCCGTTTCTACGCGTGATAGTACCGCACAAATCACCTTTACTTTAAAGGATTCCCTGGCTAGGTTTAATCAGATTCGGGTTTGGACTAATTCAGATTCTTGTGCAATGATTCCAGATGTAGGACCGGAATTTACTTTGGATAAACGTGGGCAAAGTGGAAACGTGGCCTATTGGGATTTTAAAAGCTATACGCCTGTAAGTCAATTTACCCTAGCTCTTCAAAAAAGCGCTTCAAATCAAGATGAGTTTACCCTACACGGGGTGGAGGTTTTGTCCAATGTAACCAGTATCGATTACCAAGATTTAGGCGTGGCTGGAGCGCAGTTTACGCATTTGAAATCTCGTGGGAATGTAGATTTGGACCAAATTGAACTCCTAAAGCCGGATCTACTGATCTGTTCCTTTGGAACCAATGAAGCCTATAATGCAAACTGGAATCTGGCAACCTACCGCCAGGCACTTGTCGAATTTATGCAAGAAGTGAAGTCCAAATCCCCCGGAACCGTTTTTCTATTTACTAGTCCACCAGATACGCGAAGTCAAAAACGCATCCCCAAATTTCAGCAAGAGGTCGTTCAAATCTTGTCTGATTTGCCTGCAGCCTATTATGATTTGAATCAGGTGATGGGTGGTTTTGGTTCAAGTGCAGAATGGGTAAAAAATGGTTGTTTTCTGAAGGATCAATTGCATTTAACGAAAGAAGGGTACCAGTTGCAGGCTAAACTTTTTGTTTTGGCCTTATTCAAATCCTGGGGAGAATCTGCCGCCTCCGAAATTTTACAAAATCAGGTCAATCAGCACACAGTCAGCATCGGAATTCCTAAATAA
- a CDS encoding LutC/YkgG family protein: MSVREEILGKIQAQSEMKHPGIFQGASVDFDFKASLEVVGARVLTAEALEIEFPSRRRYDKTLDGLSLAEVEVLEIDGEFGVAENGAIWLTEEALPHRVAPFICQHLVINVSKIVPNMHAAYEELKMPNSSFGLFLAGPSKTADIEQSLVIGAHGARSLTVVIRA, encoded by the coding sequence ATGAGCGTAAGAGAAGAAATATTGGGGAAAATTCAAGCTCAAAGCGAAATGAAACATCCGGGAATTTTTCAAGGAGCTTCTGTGGATTTTGATTTCAAAGCTTCTTTGGAGGTGGTAGGAGCGCGTGTTTTGACCGCCGAAGCATTGGAAATCGAATTTCCAAGTAGGCGTAGATATGACAAAACCTTAGATGGTTTGAGTTTAGCCGAAGTGGAAGTATTAGAAATCGATGGCGAATTTGGAGTTGCGGAAAATGGGGCGATTTGGTTGACGGAAGAAGCGTTGCCGCATCGCGTGGCGCCGTTCATTTGCCAACATTTAGTGATCAACGTTTCTAAAATAGTTCCGAATATGCACGCCGCTTATGAAGAATTAAAAATGCCAAACTCGAGTTTTGGTTTATTTTTAGCCGGTCCATCTAAGACCGCGGATATTGAGCAATCGCTCGTGATTGGGGCACATGGCGCTCGGAGTTTAACCGTGGTAATTCGGGCTTAA
- a CDS encoding (Fe-S)-binding protein, with protein MRVALFVPCYIDQFYPQVAVASLELLEKLGCEVIVPTDQTCCGQPMANSGFASTTEGCDANFTHNFAGFDYIVGPSGSCVLHLKEHHPSEKIRNSVYEICEFLTDILKISSLSAKFPHRVGLHQSCHGQRGLRLSSMTERNEKPFSKLEDLLGLVEGVEILKPERADECCGFGGTFCVTEEAVSVKMGVDRIKEHDVNAVEYIVGADTSCLMHMEGILRRQGSKVQVIHIVEILNHE; from the coding sequence ATGCGCGTTGCCCTGTTTGTTCCATGTTACATTGACCAATTCTATCCGCAAGTAGCGGTGGCGAGTTTGGAATTGTTGGAAAAATTGGGTTGCGAGGTTATCGTTCCTACTGACCAAACTTGTTGTGGCCAACCGATGGCCAATTCCGGTTTTGCGTCAACGACGGAAGGTTGCGATGCGAATTTTACACATAATTTTGCCGGTTTTGATTACATCGTAGGACCTTCGGGTTCATGTGTGTTGCATTTGAAAGAGCATCATCCATCGGAGAAAATACGGAATTCGGTGTATGAGATTTGTGAGTTTTTAACGGATATTTTGAAGATCTCGAGCTTGTCAGCTAAATTTCCACACCGGGTCGGATTACATCAAAGCTGCCACGGACAGCGCGGTTTGCGTTTAAGCTCGATGACAGAGCGCAATGAAAAACCCTTTTCTAAGTTAGAAGATCTACTGGGACTCGTGGAAGGTGTTGAAATTTTAAAACCTGAACGAGCAGATGAATGCTGTGGTTTCGGTGGAACCTTCTGCGTAACGGAAGAAGCTGTTTCCGTGAAAATGGGAGTGGATCGAATTAAAGAACACGACGTGAATGCGGTAGAATATATCGTAGGTGCGGATACTTCATGCTTGATGCACATGGAAGGGATTTTGCGTCGCCAAGGTTCCAAAGTTCAGGTAATACATATAGTTGAAATATTAAATCATGAGTAG
- a CDS encoding MBOAT family O-acyltransferase: protein MQQIIEVIKQAFGSIPFEQLLREYLLYSTKEPWFFTEFSFLFTFGIFLFFYALLFTQNALRKIYLIAFSLFFYYKSSGPFLALFVFQIVVDFLFARRIERAEGNSKQIWMSVAVLFSLSFLLYFKYPNFLLENTNWLLLTHFEPVDLFLPIGISFYTFQSISYIVDVYRGEIRSSKSFLDYAFYMTFFPHLVAGPIVRAKDFLGQINSPENLDARRYKESLFRIVTGLIKKLLIADYLGKYVDMVFENPAFYTGGENLLGALAYSFQIYFDFSGYSDIAIGLALLLGYRLKENFENPYGSSNVTEFWRKWHISLSTWLRDYVYIPLGGNRKGTFNTFLFLLITMLVGGFWHGASWQFVCWGAAHGLALALHKAVHKHLPEGKWMDFMGGIFTFSFVTFCWIFFRARDFDTAVLMLNQMAIATSEADFVGFWFSRNELAILLVTLLAWTLIPGDWKRKAFEGTFYVPSFFWFFILLAALQLIIQFRDTLVQPFIYFQF from the coding sequence ATGCAGCAGATTATAGAGGTTATTAAGCAGGCGTTTGGGTCGATCCCCTTTGAGCAGCTCCTTCGTGAATACCTGCTGTATTCCACGAAAGAGCCCTGGTTTTTTACGGAGTTTTCGTTCCTATTTACATTCGGGATTTTTCTCTTTTTCTATGCGCTCCTTTTTACCCAAAATGCCCTGCGCAAAATCTATTTAATCGCTTTTAGTTTATTCTTTTATTATAAATCGAGCGGCCCTTTTTTAGCCCTATTTGTATTCCAAATCGTAGTTGATTTCCTTTTCGCTCGTAGAATAGAACGGGCTGAAGGCAACTCAAAGCAAATTTGGATGAGCGTCGCCGTTCTGTTTAGCCTTTCTTTCTTGCTATATTTTAAGTACCCTAACTTCCTTTTAGAGAACACGAATTGGCTCTTATTGACGCATTTCGAACCAGTAGATTTGTTTCTTCCCATTGGGATTTCCTTTTATACCTTTCAGTCGATTTCCTATATTGTGGACGTGTACCGCGGAGAGATTCGGTCCTCCAAAAGCTTCCTCGATTATGCTTTTTACATGACCTTTTTTCCACACTTGGTGGCGGGTCCCATTGTTCGGGCGAAGGATTTTTTAGGCCAAATAAATTCCCCAGAAAACCTGGATGCTCGCCGCTACAAAGAAAGTTTGTTTCGGATTGTGACTGGACTGATCAAGAAATTATTGATTGCAGATTACCTGGGAAAATACGTGGATATGGTATTTGAAAACCCAGCCTTTTATACGGGAGGGGAGAATCTGTTGGGTGCTTTGGCCTATAGCTTCCAGATCTATTTTGACTTTTCTGGCTATTCCGATATCGCTATTGGATTAGCTTTGCTGTTAGGTTATCGCTTGAAGGAGAATTTTGAAAATCCGTATGGATCCTCGAATGTGACCGAATTTTGGCGCAAATGGCATATTTCACTCTCCACTTGGCTTCGTGATTACGTCTACATCCCGTTAGGTGGAAATAGAAAAGGTACATTTAATACCTTTCTTTTTTTGTTGATCACGATGTTAGTAGGTGGTTTTTGGCATGGGGCTAGTTGGCAATTTGTTTGCTGGGGAGCAGCACACGGATTAGCGCTGGCACTTCACAAAGCGGTTCACAAGCACCTTCCGGAAGGCAAATGGATGGACTTTATGGGCGGTATTTTTACGTTCAGCTTTGTTACGTTCTGTTGGATTTTCTTCCGAGCGCGTGATTTCGATACGGCTGTGTTAATGCTGAATCAAATGGCCATAGCGACTTCGGAAGCTGATTTTGTTGGTTTTTGGTTTTCTCGGAATGAACTGGCTATTTTGCTCGTGACCCTTTTAGCTTGGACTTTAATTCCTGGAGATTGGAAGCGAAAAGCATTTGAAGGAACATTTTATGTGCCATCCTTCTTTTGGTTTTTCATCTTATTAGCAGCCCTACAATTAATCATTCAATTCCGAGACACCTTAGTGCAACCCTTTATTTACTTTCAATTTTGA
- a CDS encoding FGGY-family carbohydrate kinase — protein MSVKTPVIAVFDIGKTNKKVFLWDTSFQIVFEKQQHFAEIVDEDGFPCEDLPALQKWIVSTFTELCQMPEFELIGLNFSAYGASFVYVDRTGEPVAPLYNYLKPIAEPFPYADFGGEAEFARKTASPILGNLNSGLQVYAARSKPFWSEVFKAFHFPNYLASLFTGRFLSEITSIGCHTALWDFDKGQYHPWVSAIEDKLPPIASESSMEMDGINYGFGLHDSSAALVPYLRTVSDEFVLLSTGTWCIAMHPFNESPLTAEELANDVLCYLQPNGKPVKASRLFGGHFHEEQVAMMEQHFGGSFKDLKFSDEVFELKSKASSVFECAFSSRNLTDFTDLASAYDQFMVDLVGQQIYSLNLLLKEAPVKQLLVDGGFSKNEWYMRLLAHAFPEIEVYAAEVAQASALGAALLVYEGELPQNLIQLKRY, from the coding sequence ATGAGCGTTAAAACACCTGTCATCGCGGTATTTGACATCGGAAAGACGAATAAAAAGGTCTTTCTGTGGGATACTTCGTTTCAGATTGTGTTTGAGAAACAACAGCATTTTGCAGAGATTGTAGATGAGGATGGATTTCCTTGCGAGGATTTGCCGGCACTTCAAAAATGGATTGTTTCCACGTTTACAGAACTTTGCCAAATGCCAGAATTTGAGCTCATCGGCTTGAATTTTTCTGCCTATGGCGCTTCGTTTGTATATGTGGATCGAACGGGGGAGCCGGTGGCGCCCTTGTATAATTATCTAAAACCTATTGCAGAGCCTTTTCCCTATGCAGATTTTGGAGGGGAGGCGGAATTTGCGCGCAAAACGGCATCACCCATTTTAGGGAATTTGAATTCTGGATTGCAGGTGTATGCGGCTCGTTCAAAGCCTTTTTGGTCGGAGGTGTTCAAAGCCTTTCATTTTCCTAATTACCTCGCATCCCTATTTACGGGAAGATTTTTATCTGAGATTACCTCCATCGGTTGCCACACCGCTTTATGGGATTTTGACAAGGGGCAATACCATCCTTGGGTCTCAGCTATTGAAGATAAACTACCTCCAATAGCCAGCGAGTCTAGTATGGAAATGGATGGAATAAATTACGGGTTCGGCCTACATGATTCCTCTGCAGCTTTAGTACCTTATTTGCGCACGGTTTCGGATGAATTTGTACTATTATCCACGGGGACTTGGTGCATTGCTATGCATCCGTTCAATGAATCGCCCTTGACAGCCGAAGAATTAGCGAATGATGTCTTATGTTATCTGCAGCCCAATGGAAAACCTGTGAAGGCATCTCGCTTATTTGGAGGGCATTTTCATGAGGAGCAGGTGGCTATGATGGAGCAGCATTTTGGCGGATCATTTAAAGATTTGAAATTTTCAGACGAAGTGTTTGAATTAAAATCGAAAGCTTCTTCCGTTTTCGAATGTGCCTTCTCTTCGCGAAATTTAACTGATTTTACAGATTTGGCTTCGGCTTATGATCAATTCATGGTAGATTTAGTAGGCCAACAAATCTATAGTTTGAATTTGTTGCTGAAAGAGGCACCGGTCAAACAATTGCTTGTCGATGGCGGTTTTAGTAAAAACGAATGGTATATGCGCTTGTTGGCACATGCCTTCCCCGAAATAGAAGTGTATGCCGCAGAAGTGGCACAAGCCAGTGCTTTAGGGGCTGCTTTACTAGTTTACGAAGGGGAATTACCCCAAAATTTAATTCAATTGAAACGATATTAG
- a CDS encoding glucosaminidase domain-containing protein, with protein MKPIFFFFVLFFQLSAQAFQGTQEKIQRYKPFIDSLSLVYGIPSKLIIGVGICESGFGQSKQSIKQNNYFGLRGKYVRKKKSSFKHYARPEDSMVDFCEVLASKKYYTNLKGNPDPMKWTRAMAKARYAANAKRWIRLMKKSFTLID; from the coding sequence ATGAAGCCCATTTTCTTCTTTTTTGTCCTGTTTTTTCAGCTGTCAGCGCAAGCCTTTCAAGGCACGCAGGAGAAAATCCAACGCTACAAACCCTTCATTGATTCCTTGTCTCTAGTCTACGGGATTCCTTCGAAATTAATTATTGGGGTAGGGATCTGTGAATCCGGTTTTGGCCAGTCTAAACAATCCATTAAACAAAATAATTACTTTGGGTTACGCGGTAAATACGTGCGTAAAAAGAAGTCGAGTTTTAAACATTATGCGAGGCCAGAGGATAGCATGGTAGATTTTTGTGAGGTTTTGGCTAGCAAAAAATACTACACAAATTTGAAAGGGAATCCTGATCCGATGAAGTGGACGCGAGCAATGGCGAAGGCGCGTTATGCGGCGAATGCGAAACGCTGGATTCGGTTAATGAAAAAATCCTTTACGTTGATTGATTAG
- a CDS encoding bifunctional aldolase/short-chain dehydrogenase → MYKHVSYLWDDAKAAALAGNEVHLFIYRSNILGADLRITNYGGGNTSVKLQDKDPLTGSETEVMWIKGSGGDIGTLKKSGCAALYVDRLRSLTNVYRGLEHEDEMVELFNHCIFDLSSKAPSIDTPLHGFLPFKHIDHLHPDAAIAIAASKDGEQITKDLFGGLIGWVGWQRPGFDLGLQLKACLDEAASRGVQLRGIMLGSHGLFTWGDTSYECYVNTLEVIEKCAEYIESKTATVFGGARMSSFSAEERAAKSAELAPVLRGFCSSHVQMVGHFSDDERVLQFINSNDLDRLAPLGTSCPDHFLRTKISPLVLGSDVSVEALTPLFEDYRIMYGSYYDSCKHANSPVMRDPNPVVILYPGVGMFTFAKDKQTARVAAEFYTNAINVMRGAEAISSYTSLPRQEAFDIEYWLLEEAKLQRMPKPKALSGRVAFVTGSGGGIGKAIAKKMAQEGACVILNDVNADRLAEAKAEFIGLFGKDVVSTVIADVTNQESIEAAMKQACLDFGGVDLIVNNAGISISKGILEHTQADWDKLYDILVKGQYLVSQAAIAVMRKQGLGGDIVNIVSKNAFVAGPNNVGYGSAKAAQAHMTRLLAAELGPDHIRVNTVNPDAVIADSNIWAGGWAEGRAKAYGITVAELPAYYAKRTLLNESILPDDIANACFAFVGGLLNKSTGNALNVDGGVAAGFLR, encoded by the coding sequence ATGTACAAACACGTATCTTATCTCTGGGACGACGCTAAAGCAGCGGCACTCGCAGGGAATGAAGTCCACTTATTCATCTACCGCTCGAATATTTTAGGGGCGGATTTACGCATCACGAATTATGGCGGGGGAAATACCTCGGTGAAATTGCAGGACAAAGACCCGTTAACAGGTTCTGAAACTGAGGTGATGTGGATCAAAGGTTCCGGTGGCGATATCGGTACTTTGAAAAAGTCAGGCTGCGCGGCCTTGTACGTGGATCGTTTACGTTCGTTGACGAATGTCTACCGTGGATTGGAACACGAAGATGAGATGGTGGAATTATTCAATCATTGCATTTTTGATTTGTCGTCCAAAGCGCCTTCGATCGACACGCCTTTACACGGATTTTTACCTTTCAAGCACATTGATCACTTGCATCCTGATGCGGCCATTGCGATTGCGGCATCGAAAGATGGGGAGCAAATTACCAAAGACTTGTTCGGTGGATTAATTGGCTGGGTAGGCTGGCAACGTCCAGGCTTCGATTTAGGCTTGCAATTAAAGGCCTGTTTAGACGAAGCTGCTTCACGTGGTGTGCAATTGCGCGGCATCATGTTAGGCTCACATGGTTTATTTACTTGGGGTGATACCTCTTATGAATGTTACGTCAATACATTAGAAGTCATTGAAAAATGTGCGGAATACATTGAATCGAAAACGGCCACTGTTTTCGGTGGTGCACGGATGTCTTCGTTCTCTGCGGAGGAGCGTGCTGCAAAGTCAGCCGAATTAGCGCCGGTATTACGTGGATTCTGTTCCTCTCACGTGCAAATGGTCGGACATTTCTCTGACGATGAGCGCGTATTGCAATTCATTAATTCGAATGATTTAGATCGTTTGGCACCATTAGGAACCTCTTGCCCGGATCACTTCTTGCGGACGAAAATTTCGCCATTGGTCTTGGGTTCTGATGTTTCTGTGGAGGCCTTGACGCCCTTGTTCGAGGATTATCGCATCATGTACGGATCGTATTACGATTCCTGCAAGCATGCGAATTCTCCAGTGATGCGCGACCCGAATCCGGTCGTGATTTTATATCCGGGTGTGGGAATGTTTACGTTTGCCAAAGACAAACAAACCGCCCGCGTTGCCGCCGAGTTTTATACCAATGCCATCAATGTAATGCGTGGTGCGGAGGCGATTTCGTCGTACACATCCTTGCCACGTCAAGAAGCTTTTGATATTGAATATTGGTTATTAGAGGAAGCTAAATTGCAGCGCATGCCAAAACCAAAAGCCTTATCTGGCCGTGTCGCATTTGTGACTGGATCAGGTGGTGGAATCGGAAAGGCGATTGCCAAAAAGATGGCTCAAGAGGGTGCCTGCGTGATTTTAAATGATGTAAACGCGGATCGTTTGGCGGAGGCCAAAGCAGAGTTTATTGGTTTATTCGGTAAAGATGTCGTTTCGACCGTGATTGCCGATGTAACGAATCAAGAGTCGATTGAAGCGGCGATGAAGCAAGCTTGCTTGGATTTTGGTGGTGTGGATCTGATTGTGAATAACGCAGGAATATCCATCTCGAAAGGGATTTTGGAACATACGCAGGCAGACTGGGATAAATTATATGACATTTTAGTGAAGGGACAATACTTGGTTTCGCAGGCGGCGATTGCCGTGATGCGCAAGCAGGGATTAGGTGGTGATATTGTGAACATTGTTTCGAAAAATGCTTTTGTTGCAGGTCCGAATAACGTCGGTTACGGAAGTGCGAAAGCAGCGCAGGCACACATGACTCGTTTATTAGCCGCGGAATTAGGACCGGATCACATCCGGGTGAATACAGTAAATCCAGATGCGGTGATCGCGGATTCCAATATTTGGGCAGGTGGATGGGCTGAAGGTCGCGCGAAAGCCTATGGCATCACCGTGGCTGAATTGCCAGCTTATTACGCTAAAAGAACCTTATTAAATGAATCTATTTTGCCGGATGATATAGCAAACGCGTGTTTCGCATTCGTGGGTGGCTTATTGAATAAGTCGACTGGAAATGCGCTAAACGTGGATGGTGGTGTAGCCGCAGGATTTTTAAGATAA
- a CDS encoding lactate utilization protein B, whose amino-acid sequence MSSHAEASEKFIADAERTDWHDETLWFVREKRDMASKVLPEWEALREHASQIKDHTLANLGSYLQAFEAKAQANGIKVHWAKDAAEHNAIVHQIIADQGSKILVKSKSMLTEECHLNDYLAKKGIEVVDTDLGERIVQFRKEAPSHIVLPAIHLKKEDVGETFHQHLGTPKGNKDPQFLTEAARQHLRGHFLASEVAITGVNFAIAETGEFVVCTNEGNADMGAHLAKVHIACMGIEKIIPKREDLAVFLRLLARSATGQLITTYSSHFHKPREGQEMHIVLLDNGRTRQLADPKYKNSLKCIRCAACFNTCPVYRRSGGHSYHQPVAGPIGSILAPNIDKKANADLPFASTLCGSCSNVCPVKINIHEQLWFWRQDLMAAGLAPVGKTIGMKLMAFTFAHPAIYRIGGSLLRRFASLLNTRLNPWYKQREMPEAPKESFQEWYKKR is encoded by the coding sequence ATGAGTAGCCACGCTGAAGCTTCGGAGAAATTTATTGCGGATGCTGAGCGGACCGACTGGCATGATGAGACCTTGTGGTTTGTCCGCGAAAAACGCGATATGGCATCGAAGGTTTTACCTGAATGGGAAGCGCTTCGTGAACATGCCTCCCAAATCAAAGATCATACCCTAGCAAATTTAGGCAGCTATTTGCAAGCCTTCGAAGCGAAAGCGCAAGCAAATGGAATTAAAGTGCATTGGGCTAAAGATGCGGCAGAACATAATGCGATTGTTCACCAGATAATTGCCGATCAAGGTTCTAAAATCTTGGTGAAGAGTAAATCGATGCTAACGGAGGAATGCCACCTCAATGATTATTTGGCAAAAAAAGGTATCGAAGTTGTAGATACCGATTTAGGTGAACGCATTGTTCAATTCAGAAAGGAAGCGCCAAGTCACATTGTTTTGCCTGCGATTCATCTGAAAAAAGAGGATGTAGGGGAGACGTTCCATCAGCATTTAGGAACGCCAAAGGGCAATAAAGATCCCCAATTTCTAACAGAGGCCGCTCGCCAACATTTGCGTGGGCATTTTCTAGCCTCTGAAGTGGCCATCACCGGAGTGAACTTCGCTATTGCAGAAACAGGTGAATTTGTGGTTTGCACGAATGAAGGAAATGCGGACATGGGGGCACATTTAGCCAAAGTCCACATCGCTTGTATGGGGATCGAAAAGATTATCCCGAAAAGAGAGGATCTAGCCGTGTTTTTGCGTTTGCTAGCTAGAAGTGCTACAGGGCAATTGATCACGACCTATTCCTCCCATTTTCATAAACCACGCGAAGGACAAGAGATGCACATCGTCTTGTTAGACAATGGTCGCACACGTCAGCTCGCTGACCCGAAATACAAGAATTCATTGAAATGCATCCGCTGCGCGGCGTGCTTTAACACCTGTCCAGTATACAGAAGAAGTGGGGGACATAGTTATCATCAACCAGTGGCTGGACCGATTGGCTCCATTTTAGCGCCAAATATTGACAAGAAGGCCAATGCAGATTTGCCTTTTGCTTCCACGCTTTGTGGTTCTTGTTCGAATGTTTGTCCGGTAAAGATTAATATCCACGAGCAATTGTGGTTTTGGCGTCAAGACTTGATGGCGGCTGGATTAGCTCCAGTAGGCAAAACGATAGGCATGAAGCTGATGGCGTTCACCTTTGCCCATCCTGCGATTTATCGAATAGGAGGGTCGCTACTGCGGAGATTTGCGTCCCTATTAAATACAAGATTAAATCCTTGGTACAAACAGCGGGAAATGCCAGAAGCACCCAAGGAAAGTTTTCAAGAATGGTATAAGAAACGATGA